The genome window TGATGAATTCCAGGCGCGCCAAGCCGACACCTGCATTCGGGATGCTTTGGAAGTCAAAAGCCAGTTGCGGGTTACCCACGTTGAGCGTGATTTTCAAAGGCAGCTCAGGCAAATCACCACGTGCGAATTCCGTCACTTCGGTTTCCAGCAAGCCGTCATAGACCTTGCCTTCGTCGCCTTCGGCACACGATACAGTGACCAGGGTACCGTCAGTCAGCAATTCGGTCGCATCACCGCAACCAACCACTGCCGGCACACCCAATTCACGCGCAATAATCGCCGCATGACAGGTACGGCCACCGCGATTGGTGACGATTGCGGAAGCACGCTTCATGACCGGCTCCCAGTTCGGGTCCGTCATATCCGCTACCAGTACATCGCCCGGCTGCACACGTTCCATATCCGCTGCATCGAGGATGACACGCACCGGGCCTGCACCGATCTTTTGACCAATGGCACGGCCAACGGTCAATACCGAACCGCTACCCTTGAGTTTGAAGCGTTGTTGTACGTCAGTGGATTTCTGCTGCGACTTCACGGTTTCCGGACGCGCCTGCAAAATGTACAGCTTGCCGTCTATACCGTCCTTGCCCCATTCGATATCCATCGGACGGCCATAATGCTTTTCAATGATGACTGCATACTTGGCGAGTTCGACGATTTCTTCATCGGTCAAGGAATAGCGATTGCGCATGCCAATAGGCACATCGACGGTACGCACCGAACGACCTGCTTTCGCTTCTTCGGTGAATTCCATCTTGATCAGCTTGGAGCCGATGTTGCGGCGGATGATAGGCAGCTTGCCAAGTTCCAGCATCGGCTTGTGCACATAAAATTCATCCGGATTGACCGCACCCTGCACCACGGTTTCACCCAGGCCGTAGCTGGAAGTGATGAAGACCACATCCTGGAAACCGGATTCGGTATCCAGCGTGAACATCACGCCGGCCGCGCCCTTATCCGAACGCACCATACGCTGTACACCGGCTGATAATGCAACTTCAGCATGGGTAAAGCCTTTGTGGACACGGTAAGAAATTGCGCGGTCGTTATACAGCGATGCGAACACATGCTTGATTGCTTCAAGCACATTATCGATGCCGACAACGTTAAGGAAGGTTTCTTGCTGACCGGCAAATGAAGCGTCCGGCAAATCTTCCGCGGTAGCGGAAGAACGCACGGCAAACGACATTTCCTTGGAGGAATCTGCGGCCAGGTCTTTGTAATACTGCGTGATGTCTTGCAGTAATTGCGGCTGGAATGGTGTGTCCACTATCCATTGACGAATCTCTGCGCCGGCTTGCGCCAGTGCACGTACATCGTCGATATTCAGGTTGGCCAGACGATCAGCGATACGTTGTGCCAGACTCAGCCCACCGTTTTCACTGTACGTCAGGAAATCCCTGAACGCCTGTGCCGTGGTGGCGAAGCCGCCCGGCACCCTGACGCCGGCTTCTGCAAGCTGGCTGATCATCTCGCCTAAAGACGAGTTTTTACCGCCAACCGAGTCCACATCGGACATCCGTAAACGGTCGAAAGAAACGACGTAGTTTCCCTCTACTGCCGGGTCATACTTGCTCCCCGTTTGTAATGCAATCGACATAAC of Janthinobacterium sp. Marseille contains these proteins:
- the ppsA gene encoding phosphoenolpyruvate synthase gives rise to the protein MSIALQTGSKYDPAVEGNYVVSFDRLRMSDVDSVGGKNSSLGEMISQLAEAGVRVPGGFATTAQAFRDFLTYSENGGLSLAQRIADRLANLNIDDVRALAQAGAEIRQWIVDTPFQPQLLQDITQYYKDLAADSSKEMSFAVRSSATAEDLPDASFAGQQETFLNVVGIDNVLEAIKHVFASLYNDRAISYRVHKGFTHAEVALSAGVQRMVRSDKGAAGVMFTLDTESGFQDVVFITSSYGLGETVVQGAVNPDEFYVHKPMLELGKLPIIRRNIGSKLIKMEFTEEAKAGRSVRTVDVPIGMRNRYSLTDEEIVELAKYAVIIEKHYGRPMDIEWGKDGIDGKLYILQARPETVKSQQKSTDVQQRFKLKGSGSVLTVGRAIGQKIGAGPVRVILDAADMERVQPGDVLVADMTDPNWEPVMKRASAIVTNRGGRTCHAAIIARELGVPAVVGCGDATELLTDGTLVTVSCAEGDEGKVYDGLLETEVTEFARGDLPELPLKITLNVGNPQLAFDFQSIPNAGVGLARLEFIINNNIGVHPKAILEYPHIDADLKTAVESVARGHASPKAFYIDKLAEGIATIGAAFWPKPVIVRLSDFKSNEYKKLIGGSRYEPDEENPMLGFRGVARYLAPDFAESFEMECKAMKRVRDEMGLTNVEIMVPFVRTLGQAEKVIDLLAKNGLKRGENGLRIVMMCEVPSNAILAEEFLNYFDGFSIGSNDLTQLTLGLDRDSGMEILAADFDERDPAVLAMFSRAIAACRKQGKYVGICGQGPSDHPDFAEWLMKEGITSLSLNPDSVIETWQNLAKRL